One Poecile atricapillus isolate bPoeAtr1 chromosome 29, bPoeAtr1.hap1, whole genome shotgun sequence genomic window carries:
- the PLPBP gene encoding pyridoxal phosphate homeostasis protein yields MRRAAMAAGDGLGPALRAVTERVQQAAARRPQGLPAVQPRLVAVSKTKPAEMVLEAYRHGQRSFGENYVQELLEKASDSRILSSCPDIKWHFIGHLQKGNVNKLIAVPNLFMLETVDSVKLADRVNSSWQKKGSSQKLKVMVQVNTSGEDSKHGLPPGDTTAAVEHVINKCPSLEFVGLMTIGSIGHDLSKGPNPDFQVLLSLRQEVCDKLNLPLDKVELSMGMSTDFQHAIEVGSTNVRIGSTIFGERDYSNKAPAGSGGQTEAVTVQGH; encoded by the exons atGCGGAGAGCGGCCATGGCCGCCGGGGACGGGCTGGGCCCGGCGCTCCGCGCCGTTACCGAGCGGGTGCAGcaggcggcggcgcggcggccgCAG GGGCTCCCGGCCGTGCAGCCGCGGCTCGTGGCCGTCAGCAAGACCAAGCCTGCGGAGATGGTGCTGGAGGCCTACAGACACGGGCAGCGCAGCTTCGGGGAGAACTAC gttcaggagctgctggaaaaggcaTCAGACTCCAGA ATTCTGTCATCTTGTCCAGACATCAAGTGGCATTTTATTGGGCACCTGCAGAAGGGCAATGTCAACAAGCTGATCG CTGTTCCAAACCTGTTCATGCTGGAAACTGTGGATTCTGTGAAACTGGCAGATAGAGTCAACAGCTCGTGGCAGAAAAAAGGGTCATCCCAGAAGCTGAAGGTCATGGTGCAAGTGAACACCAGTGGGGAGGACA GCAAGCACGGCCTTCCCCCCGGGGACACCACGGCTGCTGTGGAGCACGTCATCAACAAGTGCCCCAGCCTGGAATTCGTGGGGCTGATGACCATCGGCAGCATCGGCCATGACCTCAGTAAGGGGCCCAATCCTGACTTCCAG gtgctgctgtccctgcgGCAGGAGGTGTGTGACAAGCTGAACCTGCCCCTGGACAAGGTGGAGCTGAGCATGGGCATGTCCACGGACTTCCAGCACGCA ATAGAGGTTGGATCTACAAACGTCAGGATCGGGAGCACCATTTTTGGAGAGCGGGATTATTCCAACAAAGCCCCCGCTGGGAGTGGAGGCCAAACAGAGGCCGTGACAGTGCAGGGGCACTAA
- the ERLIN2 gene encoding erlin-2 translates to MAQLGAIAALALGVAAAALLSAVHKIDEGHIGVYYRGGALLTSTSGPGFHLMLPFITSYKSVQTTLQTDEVKNVPCGTSGGVMIYFDRIEVVNFLIQSAVYDIVKNYTADYDKALIFNKIHHELNQFCSVHTLQEVYIELFDQIDENLKLALQQDLTTMAPGLIIQAVRVTKPNIPEAIRRNYELMESEKTKLLIAAQKQKVVEKEAETERKKALIEAEKIAQVAEITYGQKVMEKETEKRISEIEDAAFLAREKARADAECYTAMKVAEANKLKLTPEYLQLMKYKAIAANSKIYFGKDIPNMFMDSAGSQTKSAEGLAEGIQEEDGAGASEDTKLLHNIN, encoded by the exons ATGGCCCAGCTCGGCGCCATCGCCGCCCTCGCCCTCGGCGTCGCGGCCGCTGCGCTCCTCTCGGCCGTGCACAAGATCGACGAGGGGCACATCGGCGTCTACTACCG CGGCGGCGCCTTGCTGACCTCCACCAGCGGGCCCGGCTTCCACCTCATGCTGCCCTTCATCACGTCCTACAAGTcagtgcag ACCACGCTGCAGACGGACGAGGTGAAGAATGTCCCGTGTGGCACCAG TGGGGGAGTGATGATTTATTTCGACAGGATCGAGGTGGTGAATTTCCTCATCCAGAGTGCGG tgTACGACATCGTCAAGAACTACACAGCTGACTACGACAAGGCTCTCATCTTCAACAAGATCCACCACGAGCTGAACCAGTTCTGCAGTGTCCACACGCTGCAGGAGGTTTACATCGAGCTGTTTG ATCAAATTGATGAAAACCTTAAACTGGCCTTGCAGCAAGACCTAACCACGATGGCCCCTGGATTAATTATACAG GCAGTTCGAGTTACAAAGCCAAACATCCCTGAAGCGATCCGGAGGAATTACGAGCTCAT ggaGAGTGAGAAGACAAAGCTGCTGATTGCAGCACAGAAGCAGAAGGTGGTGGAGAAGGAGGCAGAGACGGAGAGGAAGAAAGCCCTGATCG aggCAGAAAAGATTGCACAAGTTGCAGAAATAACGTATGGACAGAAAGTGAtggaaaaggaaacagagaagCGAATTTCAGAGATTGAAG ATGCTGCATTTCTTGCCCGAGAGAAGGCCAGAGCTGATGCTGAGTGTTACACTGCAATGAAGGTGGCCGAGGCCAACAAG ctCAAGTTAACTCCCGAGTACTTGCAGCTGATGAAGTACAAGGCAATCGCAGCCAACAGCAAGATCTACTTTGGCAAAGATATTCCCAACATGTTCATGGACTCTGCAGGGAGCCAGACCAAATCTGCAGAGGGACTGGCAGAAGGAATCCAAGAGGAGGATGGGGCAGGAGCCAGCGAGGACACAAAGCTACTTCATAACATCAACTGA
- the LOC131589688 gene encoding uncharacterized protein LOC131589688, giving the protein MKSWQSCSWRLPGTPSDNTMVCVNLGYCDSSSRTVLCTLSADIPCAPGEVQLKCLCVRISTPQLFTTINRGVTVTLQGRVGSLPCSGATCVRSLSPARGLCWTVMLLRHCRTGNPWPWVTLGPWVTHGVAGGQPRPGVLLWRGRCQRIAGICTTHQSMARAEAAAALQLLSRARGKSSPIRGIPGHCSALGACPHSSGFGTLSSLPFSTHLVQGLWSLVLSHGWEWLGVNPTPGQCGALLGVNPTPGQCGALLGVAGGEPHTRAVWGSAGALLTVPSQGQLHSPVPPRPLCATAGCSSCSSCRAPAPSPGTGPLLPSPSTALSLQVCSQLMQHKVCPRANP; this is encoded by the exons ATGAAGTCATGgcaaagctgctcctggagacTTCCAGGAACACCTTCAGACAACACAATGGTCTGTGTAAATCTTGGTTATTGTGACTCGAGCTCCAGGACCGTGCTCTGTACGCTGTCAGCTGACATCCCCTGTGCTCCCGGTGAGGTGCAGCTGAAATGTCTGTGTGTGAGGATCAGCACTCCTCAGCTGTTCACCACAATAAACAGAGGGGTGACTGTGACCCTGCAGGGACGAGTGGGATCACTGCCATGCTCTGGTGCCACCTGTGTGAGGAGCCTGTCACCTGCCAGGGGCCTGTGCTGGACTGTCATGCTGCTCAGGCACTGCAGAACAGGGAATCCGTGGCCATGGGTCACACTGGGCCCATGGGTCACCCATGGGGTGGCTGGTGGCCAGCCAAGGCCGGGTGTCCTGCTGTGGCGAGGAAGATGTCAGCGTATCGCTGGGATTTGCACCACACACCAATccatggccagggcagaggcagcagcagctcttcagcTGTTATCCAGAGCCAGAGGAAAGTCCAGTCCCATTCGTGGCATTCCTGGCCACTGCAGTGCCCTGGGTGCTTGCCCACACTCTTCTGGCTTTGGCACCTTGAGCTCTTTGCCCTTCTCCACTCACCTCGTCCAGGGCCTCTGGTCACTTGTGCTGTCCCATGGCTGGGAGTGGCTGGGG GTGAACCCCACACCAGGGCAGTGTGGGGCTCTCCTGGGGGTGAACCCCACACCAGGGCAGtgtggggctctgctgggggtGGCTGGAGGTGAACCCCACACCAGGGCAGtgtggggctctgctggggctctgctcaCGGTGCCAAGCCAGGGGCAGCTTCACAGCCCGGTGCCGCCCCGGCCGCTCTGTGCCACCGccggctgctccagctgctcctcctgcagggctccagctcccagccccggcaCAGGACCTCTGCTGCCATCTCCAAGCACGGCTCTGTCCCTCCAGGTCTGCTCTCAGCTCATGCAGCACAAAGTGTGCCCCAGGGCAAACCCCTGA